The sequence ttattgaaaataaatacatttaggGTATCTCATATGtagctctttttctttttttttacattagtatttcttcgttttttgggaaatttagtgggtgtacgaatacttttatGACTGACTGTATATCGATAGATTGCATTTTACGTAAACTAACGCCATTGGGGTTTCATCCAAAATTAGATgactgtatttttaatttgaaattgactCAAACTCAACGCGGTCCAGAAACAAAAAGTATGCTGTAGCTGAGTATGCGCTTTCAGATGGCCATTAGATTATATTCAACATACTGAGCGATCTTCATCAATCCTAATGCTACCATCCAACACCTATGATACGTGAGAGGAGTAAATTTATACAAACATTTTAACATTAGGAAAGAAATCATTTCCCTTAATTCGGTTGGAAGCGTCTGCACATAGAACATGCCACGTCACGCTCCTGTACGCCAATCCTCCTTGCCCCACCACCGGGGAAAAAGCGAATAAATACACCGGACTTCTTCAGTTACCACTCTAATCAAGTTCGAGAGGCGTAAAATCACTTCGTCCTTGCCTCATAGCATTGGGTAAAATTCACCACAGCTGTGGAGAAACTTTTCATAGTTCCacaagttaaataaatttttatacatgaattttatacaatatgtttttattacaagGGCGGTAATATTGCAATAACGCTTTTAGGAGTCAAGAAGTGTTCTGAGTTTGTCATTGGGTTTAAACGTGTCAGTAATATTGTTTTCCTAGTAACCACATATGCATCGTAATACCGTTTTATTCGTATCGGTACGTGCATAAAACGGTCGATTATGGTGCatgcataataaaaatatacttactGCACAAAATGAACTGGTTATGGTATTGACACTCCCATTGTAATTGTAATTTATCCCATTGTCCCATTGTAATTTaccaatattaatttttaatattttaaactgcAAACGCCAACAGTATGATAATGTGGTTTATATAAAGATTACAATGccaataaatgtaaatatcgAGTTAAAGACGGTGATTGATGACTAGCTATCTCTCTTTATAAGAGGGTAAAATACATGCAGAATTCTTCTACAACTTgctcttgaaatttttagttgGTTTGTAGAACGATACATAATTAGCCAGACTTCTTTTCAAGTAAGTAAACTCTTTtagatttgatttattttttaaaggtcaGTTTCCATATTCCAGAAAGAACCACCATAAATTTAAGATGTCGGGTATATAATAAGTTTGCTTTCAGGTCGACTTCCTGTTCTAAGGACATTGCGACTCCTTAATTGCGTACGTACAAGGTAATTCATTAGGTCCCCACTGTTATAAATTACTattaaagagaaataaaatattgagttCACTCTATTTTCTACTACCGCtattatatgttttttataaACCATGAACTGTACCCAAACGTAATTTAGTCACGAAAATGTTTCCCACTCCACCTTCcactttagaaaaatttctcCTTAACGTAGATTTAATTAACGAGGGTGTCAAATAGCTCGTATACTTATAAAATTATCCTGgctttttctctaattttcgcatttccagtaatttaatttaaaaatcttacaGCTTAGAGCTACCTTTAATTTGGATGACCTATTTTTGGCTTTAATTAAAACCCATTTCAAACGTGATACGGCAATACGCACAATTATgccgtttttatttcttaaacactaattacataatattttaaaaggtcTTTCGGCTGCTAATGAACAtctttgttttccatttttaaaaaggcaATAGCCATTACAGCGACTTCGTTATACACAAGGTAAGTCGTTTAGTATATTGTATGTATACTAACAATAAGTTAATTCTgttccaattaaaaaacattaaaatgatGCTACTTGGTCAAATGTGGGGGTGGGTTCCTGTAGATGTTAACACTGAGTCAGAAGAAGGGTGTCGTAATGATACACACAATGAGAGCCTCTCTTGGTTTCGATTTTTCTCTGCAATATTTTTCTCCTCTGTAAATATAAcatgaaagaattttttcttctcttaGTCGGGTGAATTTGCCCACCTTTTTCTTACAGACTAGGATGCTTTACTTTCTTTCGCGaagtatttcaaaacaaaacgcGCAACAGAGTGTTAAATAAGAGATTTAAAGGTTCTTATACAggaaaattatacattttttaattacaattgcATTAATATTACATCTAATTAACGTTTTCAAgtggaatattttcaatttgtcaaaatgtttaaacatatcgaaattgaaatttctaatattgttTCCCTATTAAGTATACAGGTGTCATAAAGAGCGTTTTATGCACCCTGCATCGTACTATAATCGATTATTACGATGcatgaataataaatagcATTTTAACTCATGGCctagcaaaatttaataaagtcaACAAAGGACGGATTATTCAAAAAGAGTGTTATAATATGACCCCAAAGTGAATGCCTGGATAAATTTTTCCACTACTAGCTTTAAGACACCATTATTTGGTgaaattatggtttttattaaatgggtaaaatttatatttatgattCTGTTTTGATGGTAATTGGTTAATAAAAGTGTTAGCGGTTGATTAATAAGTATCCCGGCTCCCAAAACGCAATTATTGGAGTTGCTGCGAAgcttttgttatttaaaaaaatcaggaaGTCGCTTTTTTCTATAGTTTATGAATATTTCTTAATGCAAAGATTAACTTTAATTTCCTGGGTTTTCTCGTACTAAATATTTCCAGTGCTACATTATCTGTTAAGGATACTTAATAGACTAACtgagtaatttaaaatgcGCAACTGAAAAACGTTTCCACTTTGAGGAAGTATGATAATGTGAGTGATATAGCTAAAATAGATGACTTTGAAGTGATAATTTTGAACCCGGGAGGTATATGTCtctgaaaacaatttaaaatatattaccCAATACACTATTGAAACAGGAAAATATCAGAATTCTTAAGCATcatgaaaaatgttcttaaggattttaataaataccaGAAATCTTACATGggaatgaaataaaatacataaaatcgacaaaaaaatacatattatgtaAACTATGTTTGGTCCTCTGGATGAATTAGTTGCAATAAGTTAGATGGAGGAGCAGTCGAACCGTAAAAAAGTTCTGCTAATGCCAACATGGAAATTTCGATTACCGTTTACGATATGCTAATGACTTTTTAATTCCTGGTCTTCCATAATCTGCctccaaaaatttaaatgaaatcgCAGCATGTCAAATGGTAGCAAagtattgtaatttttatgttatgaAGCTTTATTGATATGACTAGCGAAACTTATGAAATTAATACATTAGAATCAAATTTTTGGTAAAGTAAATACGTACGTTTCAAAAGACTGCAAAAGAACTTTTGGTACAATACTTTGTTTCTGTCTGGTAACTCAAACTTGTACGTCAGTTCTTCCCCTTCCACTATCCACATCGTTCCTGAAGGAGCCTTCTGAATAACGTTAATTACACTCAAACCCACTACATCAGGACTAAAATTAGATAAGTCATTAATAATGTCAATATATACTTTTGTCTGGAACACGGTGCAGTTTCTAAATAGAGCAATTCCCTGTACACCAGCGAAAAGGCTCCATTGGAAACGCTTTTCATCATAGGAGTTATGGTAACACCAGGACAAATACCTAAAATCCTAACTTTGCTTCTGTTGTAATTAGCAGGAAGTCCCCATGTCATTGTCAGACCATGTACGAAAAATTTGGTGGCAGTGTAAATGACAATACCATCGTACGGTTGAATGTAGGCAACTGAAGATATGTTAACAATTACTCCTTCATCTTCCGATTTGCTGCTTAGgtatgtaattttataaaccAAGGATCATTCCGTTAAGAGGACCTTTTTAAAAtcagaataaatttaaatgatataccgttaaaacaattttggaGAAGTATTACATTTACGTCGATTTCTCTCGTGTTTTGTACTAATCTGTTGATATTGTAGAAAGTGCTCAAGGTTTGCTTAAAAGctgctaaaataaaaatattaaaaaatgaatgcaCGTAATCATCTTTAAACTGGATGCTTTGCAAACAATTAAAACTTCTCCGCCTAGGAAGTCTCGTGCGTATACAAAGTTCAATGTACTTTAGTTGATCTTAAATAGTTTGCAAATTATAGCcgtttaaattaagaaaaattgtagaTGGTATGcctcattatttcaaaaactgttgtTAGAAGACATAGAACATGGTTTGTAGGACTTAAGCAACGAATAATTCACAAAACACAATCGAATGTTAATATTGGGACACCCTTTTAAAACAAGAACATAATTTACGTTTACTATACCTTTTTagaccactctgtatatgtaaaaatatctttccTAAAATAGATGTTATACTTCTGTATAGGGTGCCTAAAATTCGACTTCTAACATGAGGATCTCGGAAATTGTAAGAAATAGAGAGTCAACAAAAAGGAGGCAAAATTGTAGTTTTCAGTGGtgtttaatattcaattttaatattttgtccAACTACTTTTAAGAATatctcaaataaaaaacaaatttgtccattttaataattaatttttccggACTGTTAttgtaaatgcaaaaactgAAGATAACTTTCTTACGCACTCTTCTAAAATCTATAATATGGTAATGTACTAGTGTTGAGAGCAGGTTtcgatttttgaataaaatcatcaactttaaataaaaaataatcgatcTTCTAATCGAAAATATGTTTTGGAGTAGTACTTAGTACCCAAAATCTATATGTGCAtcactttgatatttaaacaACAAGTCAAATATTCAATCTCATccttaaaagttttagaaataCAATTCATTCATAACTAAAACATCCGAGTCTCTTCTGATAAATTAATCTAAGCCAGTACGCAAATGTTCGCTGTAATCGCAAGAAGTTTGGGATTCTAAACCATACAATTACAAGCCTTATTTTAGTATGAAATGCTACTACTTTTCGTTATTCTGAAAGTATACTAACAAGTGAAATGTTAGAATTACATGAAACGCTAATTTCACGTAGAAATTCAGGACTATGCAAGTTCTGAGTGCTTCAATGTCAGTTACGGTTTACCCTCTTGATATATGATCAGTAGGATTTTCATCGGACTTAACATGTCCTACTAGCAGTTAATTTTGAATTCCTGAATTTCTGAAACTCTATTTGTCTAAAATGTAGACCAGCGAGTTGGAGAAGaatttaaccaatttaaaacaattattaaatatgtccgtataaatatacagggtgttagtgaaataattttcataaatttaaccagtgattaagaacataattttgaacaaaaaagttccttacaagaggggtcgaaaacctaatagtttaaaaaaaaaaatgtcaatgttggtaaccgaaaagctatgataaggtctaaaatttgaataaaatgtggaaaaatgtacttgacacattttggttatttgacatgtaacaaaaaaacttaaaatgattcaacaataacattgctcaaagcaattgaaaacttaattaataacttaaggggtaaaaaaaacgtaagtggcaacgccgcactgaacgttaccgagaaagagaaatttattttcgttatggttgttttttatggcccttatgaaggtcgctcacccacgttgcgggtgaagtgataaggcattggaatgcgcagtaaacagattgacatagtacctcaatagtacacgagttatgtaaccatctgcactttatcccattttatgtgacatatgatcctggACAAAgatgcctggcgccatggacatgtgcAGCTCATTAGTGACCATCAAGAAGGtacaagacaaaaaccacccttatttttcaaatttgtcatggactgtatgtccttccatacttttaatattttagtgtgatttcggtctcgttgaatgcatcttctgtcggtacacgtAACACATTATcggcaaagttaatttgggcgagctttaagtgattttatttcgacttattaacagtacctaagtgacaatgtattccgtacgcgagtatcatgacgtgcttttgatctatgtagaggcattacaaaattctgaaaaagttaggcgcatttacggtaatccatatccaaaaagaaaacttccagctcgataaacatttgtgcgagtttcccaaaatcttctggatacagggagtgttgtttctttatatcaaggacacgaggtcgacagagagaagttggttctgaagctgaagaacaaattttaaaccttgttcaaaagagttcaacaaggagtacccggagtagagcatgcatagactcaaatggtgaacatttagaacatttaatgtaccaaaaacaataataaatttgtgtttttgaatgtgatgtgagtggtgtaaaatgtgtaacgtgtcatgttaagctaattaaagatgataacaataatttcaaggtaaatggcttttcaaaataataaaataagaatcatacaatttttaaattccatgaatttagtgcattttattaattatgtactgtaaaatctattAGACCcacaaaaaacgtgtaaaaagcaAACCCCCTTCGTGCGGCTACTTAGataggtgtgaaaatgaaataaatacgaggcgacgttgccaattctcagaaaatgttatttttattttccagggaaattgttatatttacgacccctgttgtaaggaacttttttgttcaaaatgatgttcttaatcactttttaaatttacgaaagttatttcactaaaacCCTGTACATATTTAAAACCTTTATGTCCAAGCAGAGAAGTTCTTCATGTATCTAAATTTTATAACCttgtagaaaatgtttttcattttataatcGAATTATGTAGTAAGCATTTATTCCATCCTAcattatttacctaaattTTCAGCATCACAAGATTTCCCTctacaataattataattaaataatttgattattttacaaaatgttcctttttttaaaactcatttACTATTTATAGAGAATTGTAAGGTATCCTCAACCGGAATCCCAAAATCTTCTAACAActtatttgaaacatttttacctCAACATTTTcacactttaattttttttactatttattttttaatttctctattattcctttatttttaactttatcttatcaattaatttcttcactatctatcaaaaatattttatttccaccgtatttataaagaataaaacctacaaattgtaatatattatgtattaaatggtttttcatatttaaaagttcttcaaatgaattttcacCACATAAAGTATTAGCTACGGAACCTGGTTTGAAGCCTGCCGCTGATGATAATAGACATTTTAGTTTAGAAGTTTTCAAAaggtaattaatttaaacaacaaGTTTCTAAGTAAGGTGCTGTATTATTTCCACCAAGTTGCAGTTTAAAGCTATTATTACTTTCATATGTTCATTAGCGAAAGGtgaattctataaaaaaaagcaatgaataggatgcatttttttcattcgatatattttctttaaataaaaaccaatgcATATTTGAAAGTTTGAAACCTATAAAGCATATCAAACAATTCTGATTGAATCATAAATCCTTTCAACATATTATTATGTGTGTTTGATAATCCAAAAGACGTGTTTGCAGAAGTATCAGGTACAACTTTAAGTTTCGTTGATATACAGTcatgatatacagggtatcttTAGTCGAGTGTCCATTAGAAGTATTTAAACAACCGCAAAAACtagaaaatcacaattttgtATGCAGCCATATGAACCCACGAtctattgattgaaaatatattcgCAATGGCGGCACTTCTGGAAGGATCGTAAATTGATAACTTTCTCATTTTAAGTGAACTGgctatgttttttattttttatgattccaTGTTGAATTTCAGGTCAACTTTCTGTAACATATTACTAAc comes from Euwallacea similis isolate ESF13 chromosome 24, ESF131.1, whole genome shotgun sequence and encodes:
- the LOC136416741 gene encoding alcohol dehydrogenase 1-like; protein product: MLSPMKILLIIYQEVDDFIQKSKPALNTRCPNINIRLCFVNYSLLKSYKPCSMSSNNNQLKYIELCIRTRLPRRRSFNCLQSIQFKDDYVHSFFNIFILAAFKQTLSTFYNINRLVQNTREIDVNVILLQNCFNGISFKFILILKSKSEDEGVIVNISSVAYIQPYDGIVIYTATKFFVHGLTMTWGLPANYNRSKVRILGICPGVTITPMMKSVSNGAFSLVYRELLYLETAPPDVVGLSVINVIQKAPSGTMWIVEGEELTYKFELPDRNKVLYQKFFCSLLKHYGRPGIKKSLAYRKR